A region from the Achromobacter seleniivolatilans genome encodes:
- a CDS encoding aldolase, with amino-acid sequence MNQDPHFADALFRAEPVAALRADLALALRAAAAHGLGEGVCNHFSVALPGDPDHFLLNPRGLMWNEVQADDIVLIDANGNKLAGRHEVEPTAMFIHAAIHRIAGKACVLHTHMPYATALTLTSDRALDTTLSQNAMRFHGRLAIDQDYNGLALDISEGERIAHAMQGADIVFLGNHGVVVCGERLDYAYDDLFFLERACTAQVLAQSTGRPLKPADPAIAAKVAGQIQSERLQSELLFAALRRQLP; translated from the coding sequence ATGAATCAAGACCCGCATTTTGCTGACGCACTCTTTCGCGCTGAACCCGTCGCAGCGTTACGCGCTGACCTGGCGCTTGCCTTGCGGGCAGCAGCTGCCCATGGCTTGGGTGAAGGCGTGTGCAACCATTTCAGCGTGGCCTTACCCGGTGACCCAGACCACTTTCTGCTCAATCCGCGCGGCCTGATGTGGAATGAGGTCCAAGCAGACGACATTGTGCTGATCGACGCCAATGGCAACAAACTCGCCGGCCGCCACGAAGTCGAACCCACAGCCATGTTTATCCATGCGGCCATCCATCGAATCGCCGGCAAGGCCTGTGTGCTGCATACGCACATGCCTTACGCCACCGCACTGACGCTGACGTCTGACCGAGCGCTAGACACCACCCTTTCGCAAAACGCGATGCGGTTTCATGGGCGGCTTGCCATCGATCAGGATTACAACGGCTTGGCGCTGGATATCAGCGAAGGCGAGCGCATCGCGCACGCCATGCAAGGTGCAGACATCGTTTTTCTCGGCAATCACGGCGTTGTCGTTTGCGGTGAACGCCTGGACTATGCCTACGACGATCTGTTCTTTCTGGAGCGCGCGTGTACCGCTCAAGTGTTGGCGCAATCGACAGGCCGTCCACTAAAACCCGCTGATCCCGCAATTGCCGCCAAAGTTGCTGGCCAAATTCAAAGTGAACGTTTGCAGTCCGAACTGTTGTTCGCGGCATTGCGACGCCAATTGCCTTAG
- a CDS encoding haloacid dehalogenase type II, whose product MPLNQLPRPQWLTFDCYGTLIQWDEGLQAAVAKLLHTNALDGNAPTPAQFLHVYDEHEHRLERTPPHKRFADVTRESLRLTTQDLNLPYRPEDAEILTSSISAMPPFPEVVTTLAALKQAGFRLCIISNTDDAIIAGNVAQLGGHIDRVITAEQAGAYKPSRKIFAHAHDSLGVTPDEVVHICASPHLDHAAAREIGFRCIWIDRGTGRKLLPDYRPDATVPTLDRVPDLFRNAGWL is encoded by the coding sequence ATGCCTTTGAACCAACTTCCCCGTCCCCAATGGCTGACCTTCGATTGCTACGGCACCCTTATCCAGTGGGACGAGGGGTTGCAAGCGGCTGTCGCGAAACTGCTGCATACCAACGCCCTTGACGGGAATGCGCCCACGCCCGCGCAATTCCTGCATGTTTACGACGAACATGAACATCGGCTGGAACGCACGCCTCCCCACAAGCGCTTCGCAGACGTGACTCGCGAGTCGCTGCGCCTGACTACGCAGGACCTGAACCTGCCCTATCGTCCGGAAGATGCCGAAATATTGACGAGCAGCATTTCTGCCATGCCGCCCTTTCCAGAAGTTGTCACAACACTTGCCGCGTTAAAACAAGCGGGTTTTCGTCTCTGCATCATTTCCAACACCGACGACGCCATCATCGCGGGCAACGTAGCGCAACTCGGAGGCCATATCGATCGCGTCATCACGGCTGAGCAAGCGGGTGCGTATAAACCGTCGCGCAAGATATTTGCCCACGCCCACGATAGCTTGGGCGTTACGCCGGACGAGGTCGTGCATATCTGCGCAAGCCCGCATCTGGACCATGCTGCCGCCCGAGAAATCGGGTTTCGTTGCATATGGATCGACCGCGGTACCGGCCGCAAGCTCTTGCCTGACTACCGCCCGGACGCTACCGTACCGACTTTGGATCGCGTACCTGACCTGTTCCGTAATGCCGGCTGGCTATGA
- a CDS encoding LysR substrate-binding domain-containing protein, which translates to MLDLELLRTLVCVVDEGSFTRAASRVHRTQSTVSQQVRKLEQTVGKTLLLRDRTGSNVSPTEDGNLMLVYARRLLAIADEAEHVLSAPRATRVLRLGIPEDFDVSRLTVLLAGFAAGHAEVRLETASGMSSDLRAKLASGDLDLALIKREPGDGPSLAAWPERLVWVGGRQRLAQGGSVPLVLFPQGCIYRKRMIYALESAGRAWHVAYHSQSLAGVQAAVAAGLGVSLLPVFARLDTHALLAADEGFAAVPPTELAIVGNPRGVSDVEQHLVSALRQAIESDVQSLTS; encoded by the coding sequence ATGCTGGATCTTGAATTGCTTAGAACCCTGGTTTGTGTCGTGGACGAAGGCAGCTTCACGCGGGCGGCCAGCCGTGTGCATCGCACGCAATCGACGGTAAGCCAACAGGTGCGCAAACTGGAACAGACCGTGGGCAAAACGCTGCTGCTGCGAGACCGCACGGGCAGCAATGTGTCGCCGACCGAAGACGGCAATCTGATGTTGGTCTATGCGCGCCGTTTGCTGGCGATTGCGGATGAAGCCGAGCACGTGTTGTCGGCGCCCAGGGCCACGCGGGTCTTAAGACTGGGCATTCCTGAAGATTTCGACGTGTCGCGGCTGACGGTGCTGTTGGCTGGATTTGCTGCCGGACATGCCGAGGTCAGGCTGGAAACGGCCAGCGGTATGAGCTCGGATTTGCGAGCCAAGTTGGCGTCCGGGGATTTGGATCTGGCGTTGATCAAGCGTGAACCCGGGGATGGGCCTAGTCTGGCAGCATGGCCAGAACGCCTGGTGTGGGTGGGCGGCAGGCAGCGCTTGGCGCAAGGCGGGTCGGTGCCTCTGGTACTGTTTCCTCAAGGGTGCATCTACCGCAAGCGGATGATCTATGCGCTGGAAAGCGCTGGACGGGCATGGCACGTGGCTTATCACAGCCAGAGTCTGGCGGGTGTGCAGGCGGCGGTGGCCGCTGGTTTGGGCGTGAGTCTGTTGCCTGTTTTTGCGCGCTTGGACACGCATGCGCTGCTTGCCGCGGACGAGGGTTTTGCGGCGGTGCCGCCGACCGAGTTGGCGATAGTCGGTAATCCGCGTGGCGTATCTGATGTGGAACAGCATCTGGTGTCAGCCCTGCGCCAGGCGATCGAAAGCGACGTGCAGAGTTTGACGAGCTGA